A window of the Bacteriovorax sp. PP10 genome harbors these coding sequences:
- a CDS encoding ATP synthase F0 subunit C: MSKKLPVILAFILFFSLVASQAFAQGGPAATGMSDVAIKYISYFFALGIAVFGGTQAQSKAASVALEGIARNPAAADKIQTPMILGLALMESLVIFALISTFLV, from the coding sequence ATGTCAAAGAAACTTCCAGTAATTTTAGCTTTCATCCTTTTCTTCTCTCTTGTAGCTTCTCAAGCATTCGCTCAAGGTGGACCTGCTGCTACAGGTATGTCAGATGTAGCTATTAAGTACATCTCTTACTTCTTCGCTCTAGGGATCGCTGTTTTCGGTGGAACTCAAGCACAATCAAAAGCTGCTTCAGTTGCTCTAGAAGGTATCGCTCGTAACCCAGCTGCTGCTGATAAGATCCAAACTCCAATGATTCTAGGTCTTGCACTTATGGAATCACTTGTAATTTTCGCTCTTATCTCTACATTCCTTGTGTAA
- a CDS encoding tetratricopeptide repeat protein, with product MFARIRKFPLMSFTVVLTALILLASCDFTPPINRRIIDAQNYITEQKYAKAAYLYEDILKSNPSQDLRLKICYQLGELYSIYLGQYKKAVHYYNEVKELTEDPLWLIKTEEKLADVNFNYVKDYKVAIKNYTRLSQFTPKLKNFDFFQLQIALSYFYLNDKDSALNQLTKIQADPNHEYFIRSFYYSGLIYFEQKEFNKALYVWQEYLKRETKKEYIVQAKFMVANAYESTENLKMAYDIYYSIANDYPNPDVIQNRLNSLYQRRVSRRR from the coding sequence ATGTTTGCAAGGATACGCAAATTTCCTTTGATGAGTTTCACAGTAGTATTAACTGCTCTGATATTGCTTGCGTCTTGTGACTTCACTCCCCCAATTAACCGCAGAATTATCGACGCTCAAAACTACATTACTGAACAAAAGTATGCGAAAGCAGCTTATCTTTACGAAGATATTTTAAAGAGTAATCCCTCTCAGGATTTACGCTTGAAGATTTGTTACCAGTTAGGTGAGCTCTACTCTATTTATCTGGGCCAGTATAAAAAAGCCGTTCATTATTACAATGAAGTTAAGGAACTAACGGAAGATCCACTTTGGTTGATTAAGACTGAAGAGAAACTTGCTGATGTGAACTTTAACTATGTGAAGGACTATAAAGTTGCGATTAAGAACTACACTCGCCTTTCTCAGTTCACACCGAAATTAAAAAACTTTGATTTCTTTCAGCTGCAGATCGCACTTTCGTATTTTTATTTGAATGATAAAGATTCTGCTTTAAATCAGTTAACGAAAATTCAAGCTGACCCCAATCACGAATACTTTATTAGATCTTTTTATTACTCAGGGTTGATTTACTTTGAGCAGAAAGAATTTAATAAGGCGCTTTATGTTTGGCAGGAATACTTGAAGCGTGAAACGAAAAAAGAGTATATCGTGCAGGCGAAATTCATGGTGGCGAATGCTTATGAGTCGACTGAGAATTTGAAGATGGCCTACGATATTTATTATTCGATTGCTAATGACTATCCGAATCCGGATGTTATTCAAAATAGATTGAACTCTCTTTATCAGAGACGAGTTTCGAGAAGACGTTAA
- a CDS encoding GNAT family N-acetyltransferase: protein MAVIIRQATHQDAAEIANVHINSWREAYVGLLPQEFLDDRPLYFKNRYQLWKRVTTDPEQVTFVAECSDNGIVGFANGKVARDPEYKDYAEVYAIYLLKKYHHQGLGFQLLKNYFNVFKARGFTKGYLWVLDGNPTIDFYKKAGGVYKGHSKEENVADQKMTELCLVWDDIDLEKK, encoded by the coding sequence ATGGCAGTTATTATTCGACAAGCAACACATCAAGATGCAGCTGAGATTGCCAACGTTCATATCAATTCTTGGCGTGAAGCTTACGTTGGATTACTTCCACAAGAATTCTTAGATGATCGTCCCCTCTATTTTAAAAATAGATACCAACTTTGGAAAAGAGTAACGACTGATCCAGAACAAGTGACCTTCGTCGCTGAATGTAGTGATAATGGAATAGTTGGGTTTGCTAACGGAAAAGTTGCAAGAGATCCTGAGTATAAAGATTACGCAGAAGTTTATGCGATTTATCTGCTAAAGAAATATCATCATCAAGGCTTAGGCTTTCAATTATTAAAAAATTACTTCAACGTTTTTAAAGCTCGAGGATTCACCAAGGGCTACCTTTGGGTTTTAGATGGCAATCCCACGATCGACTTCTATAAAAAGGCCGGCGGTGTTTACAAAGGCCACTCAAAAGAAGAAAACGTGGCCGATCAGAAAATGACTGAGTTATGTTTAGTCTGGGATGATATCGACCTGGAGAAAAAATAA
- a CDS encoding OsmC family protein: MEANVKWNSKLSFTGYVRGHETIMDTSLANGSLNRGPSPKEMLLNAISACAGMDVASILEKNKKDLLNLEILAKADMTKTTPSYFSIINLSFKLSGGVDKEWAIKACEASMTKYCGVSYMLSKACPIHYEVLLNGEKVFAGESKF, from the coding sequence ATGGAAGCCAACGTTAAGTGGAATTCAAAGTTAAGTTTTACTGGTTACGTACGTGGACATGAAACGATAATGGATACCTCACTTGCTAATGGAAGTTTAAATAGAGGCCCAAGCCCAAAAGAAATGTTACTGAATGCCATCAGTGCATGTGCTGGAATGGATGTTGCTTCGATATTAGAAAAGAATAAAAAAGATCTTCTTAACTTAGAAATTCTTGCTAAAGCAGACATGACTAAAACAACTCCGTCATATTTTTCGATTATTAACTTATCTTTCAAGCTAAGTGGTGGCGTAGATAAAGAGTGGGCAATCAAAGCTTGCGAAGCTTCAATGACGAAATACTGCGGTGTAAGTTATATGCTTAGCAAAGCATGTCCTATTCATTATGAAGTATTACTTAACGGTGAAAAAGTTTTCGCTGGTGAGTCTAAGTTCTAG
- the atpB gene encoding F0F1 ATP synthase subunit A, with the protein MRKFSLVSLLALLTSNAHAEGGFTWMTQLGKVTGAEHAVHEAGLHHYEHIPTFVLVLLVLVATGFYYRAKTKNIDAAVIPDRGITYRNIVELYGSFIYTQARAVLGEKSAPKYYRFVATMFIVIFLSNMIGLIPGFLPPTESINTTLAVGVFSFIYFNFKGCKEMGTINYLKHFAGPLWYMAILIFPIEIISTCIRPVSLALRLYGNMYGDHMVLGTFSNLAPLLVPIVFMVLGILVSFIQAYVFTMLSMVYVSLATAHHDHAEHAHH; encoded by the coding sequence ATGAGAAAATTTTCGCTAGTATCTCTTCTTGCTCTACTTACATCTAATGCACATGCAGAAGGTGGATTTACTTGGATGACTCAACTTGGGAAAGTAACTGGCGCTGAACATGCTGTTCACGAAGCTGGTCTTCACCACTACGAACACATCCCAACTTTCGTATTAGTTTTATTAGTTCTAGTTGCGACTGGTTTTTACTACCGTGCTAAAACTAAGAACATCGATGCAGCAGTTATTCCAGATCGTGGAATCACTTACAGAAACATCGTTGAACTTTACGGTTCATTCATTTACACACAAGCACGCGCAGTACTTGGAGAAAAATCAGCTCCAAAATATTACAGATTCGTTGCGACTATGTTCATTGTAATTTTCCTTTCAAACATGATCGGATTAATTCCAGGATTCTTACCTCCAACAGAATCAATCAACACAACTCTTGCAGTTGGTGTTTTCTCATTCATCTATTTCAACTTCAAAGGTTGTAAAGAAATGGGAACAATCAATTATCTAAAACACTTTGCTGGTCCACTTTGGTACATGGCAATTCTAATTTTCCCAATCGAGATCATCTCGACTTGTATTCGTCCAGTTTCACTTGCTCTTCGTCTATATGGAAACATGTACGGGGATCACATGGTACTTGGAACGTTCTCTAACCTTGCACCGTTGTTAGTACCAATCGTGTTTATGGTTCTTGGGATCCTGGTTTCATTTATTCAAGCTTACGTATTTACGATGTTATCAATGGTTTATGTTAGTTTAGCTACTGCTCATCACGATCATGCTGAGCACGCGCACCACTAA